One window of Microcoleus vaginatus PCC 9802 genomic DNA carries:
- a CDS encoding 50S ribosomal protein L3: protein MSVGILGTKLGMTQVFDDQGRAIPVTVIQAGPCTVTQIKTKQTDGYGAVQLGYNEVKPKALNKPELGHLAKSGANPLRHLQEYRLEDTSSFELGQQLKADTFTPGQIVDVIGTSIGKGFAGFQKRHNFKRGPMSHGSKNHREPGSIGPGTTPGRVYPGKRMAGRMGNVQVTVRKLTIVRVDTEQNLLLIKGAVPGKAGALVNVVPEKKVGR from the coding sequence GTGTCTGTAGGCATTCTTGGCACTAAACTAGGCATGACTCAAGTGTTTGACGACCAAGGGAGAGCAATCCCTGTCACCGTCATACAAGCAGGGCCTTGTACAGTAACTCAAATCAAAACAAAACAAACTGACGGCTACGGTGCCGTTCAACTTGGATACAACGAAGTCAAACCAAAGGCTCTCAACAAGCCAGAACTAGGACACCTTGCCAAGTCGGGGGCGAATCCACTGCGCCACTTGCAGGAATACCGCTTGGAAGACACCAGTTCATTTGAATTAGGTCAACAACTAAAAGCAGATACCTTTACACCGGGACAAATAGTAGATGTCATCGGTACCAGCATCGGTAAAGGTTTTGCAGGTTTTCAAAAGCGCCACAACTTTAAACGAGGCCCCATGTCTCACGGTTCCAAGAACCACCGCGAGCCTGGATCGATCGGACCTGGAACTACTCCCGGTCGCGTTTATCCCGGGAAAAGAATGGCGGGACGCATGGGCAACGTTCAAGTCACCGTCCGCAAACTAACAATTGTCCGGGTGGATACAGAGCAGAATTTGCTGCTAATTAAGGGAGCAGTTCCCGGCAAAGCTGGCGCCTTAGTCAATGTTGTGCCTGAGAAAAAAGTAGGACGTTAG
- a CDS encoding 50S ribosomal protein L4: MVNCVVRNWQGEEVGETTLELRVAKEENASHIVHRALTRQLNNARQGNACTKTRSEVRGGGRKPWRQKGTGRARAGSIRSPLWRGGGVIFGPKPRDFEVKMNKKERRLALRTAFQSRTEDIIVVEEFAEQFPRPKSKELLSAISRWGIEPDTKVLLILPEPQPNVYLSGRNIELVNVILATSLNVYDVLAADKIIVTSTAIAKIQEIYGE; encoded by the coding sequence ATGGTTAATTGTGTAGTCCGAAATTGGCAAGGCGAAGAAGTTGGGGAAACAACTTTAGAACTGCGCGTAGCCAAAGAAGAAAATGCTTCTCACATCGTTCACAGAGCATTGACGCGGCAACTGAATAACGCCCGTCAAGGAAATGCTTGTACCAAAACTCGATCGGAAGTCAGAGGCGGTGGCCGTAAACCCTGGCGTCAAAAAGGCACGGGTCGAGCCAGAGCAGGTTCAATCCGTTCTCCGCTGTGGCGGGGCGGCGGTGTCATCTTCGGACCAAAACCGAGAGACTTTGAAGTCAAAATGAACAAAAAGGAACGCCGTCTCGCTTTGCGGACAGCATTCCAAAGTCGCACCGAAGACATCATTGTGGTTGAAGAATTTGCAGAGCAATTTCCGAGACCCAAAAGCAAAGAATTGCTGAGTGCGATATCCCGCTGGGGCATCGAACCCGATACAAAAGTTCTGTTAATCTTGCCAGAACCGCAACCAAACGTCTACTTATCAGGACGCAATATCGAATTAGTAAACGTCATCTTGGCAACTTCCCTGAATGTTTACGACGTTCTCGCGGCTGACAAAATTATCGTCACATCTACAGCCATAGCTAAAATTCAGGAGATTTACGGTGAGTAA
- a CDS encoding 50S ribosomal protein L23, protein MSKIDPRDYADLIQRPILTEKATRMMELNQFTFDVAPKATKPQIKAAIEELFKVKVIGVNTQNPPRKKRRVGKFVGFKPCYKRATVTLTDGDSIRKLLFPEV, encoded by the coding sequence GTGAGTAAAATCGACCCCCGCGACTACGCAGATTTGATCCAGCGTCCGATTCTCACCGAGAAAGCTACCCGAATGATGGAATTAAATCAATTCACATTCGACGTAGCCCCCAAAGCGACGAAGCCTCAAATCAAAGCTGCAATCGAAGAACTATTTAAGGTTAAAGTCATCGGCGTCAACACCCAAAACCCGCCGCGCAAAAAGCGTCGAGTTGGCAAATTCGTCGGCTTTAAACCTTGTTACAAGCGAGCAACCGTAACTCTGACCGACGGAGACTCGATCCGCAAACTCCTATTCCCAGAAGTTTAG
- the rplB gene encoding 50S ribosomal protein L2, which produces MGIRSYRPYTSSTREQTVSDFAEITRSEPEKSLTSNKHTKQGRNNRGVITCRHRGGGHKRLYRDIDFRRDKHSIPATVKAIEYDPNRNARIALLFYKDGEKRYILHPLNLNVGTVIVSGPDAPIEIGNALPLKNIPLGTSIHNVELVPGKGGQIVRSAGSSAQLMAKEGSYVTLKLPSGEQRKVRADCYATIGQVGNTDARNLSLGKAGRTRWKGRRPTVRGSVMNPVDHPHGGGEGRAPIGRPGPVTPWGKPALGAKTRRKNKRSDALIVRRRRKSSKRGKGGRQS; this is translated from the coding sequence ATGGGCATCCGTTCTTACCGACCTTATACCTCCAGCACCCGGGAACAGACCGTCTCGGACTTCGCTGAAATTACCAGATCAGAACCAGAAAAGTCTCTAACCAGCAACAAGCACACCAAACAAGGCCGCAACAACCGAGGCGTCATCACCTGTCGCCACCGGGGAGGCGGTCACAAACGGCTGTATAGAGACATCGACTTCCGCCGCGACAAACACAGCATTCCCGCTACCGTCAAGGCGATCGAATATGACCCCAATCGCAACGCCCGCATCGCCCTCCTGTTCTACAAAGACGGCGAAAAACGGTACATCCTGCACCCGCTTAACTTAAACGTCGGTACAGTAATTGTCTCAGGCCCAGACGCGCCGATCGAAATCGGCAACGCCCTCCCCCTGAAGAACATTCCCCTCGGTACGAGCATCCACAACGTCGAGCTAGTACCCGGAAAAGGTGGACAAATCGTTCGCTCCGCCGGCTCCAGCGCTCAGCTAATGGCAAAAGAAGGTAGCTACGTTACCCTCAAACTGCCATCCGGTGAACAGCGCAAAGTCCGCGCCGACTGCTACGCCACTATCGGTCAAGTCGGCAACACAGACGCCAGAAACCTCAGCCTCGGCAAAGCAGGTCGCACCCGCTGGAAAGGTCGCAGACCCACCGTTCGCGGTAGCGTCATGAACCCGGTAGACCACCCGCACGGCGGTGGCGAAGGCAGAGCTCCCATCGGACGTCCGGGGCCTGTCACTCCTTGGGGTAAACCAGCATTGGGTGCAAAAACCCGACGCAAAAACAAACGCAGCGACGCTTTAATCGTCCGCCGCCGCCGCAAATCTTCCAAGCGTGGCAAGGGCGGCAGACAAAGTTAG
- a CDS encoding 30S ribosomal protein S19 translates to MSRSLKKGPFVADALMTKIEKLNAAGQKQVIKTWSRSSTILPQMVGHTIAVHNGRQHVPVYLTDQMVGHKLGEFSPTRTFRGHAKSGDKKAKR, encoded by the coding sequence ATGTCTCGATCGCTAAAAAAAGGCCCGTTTGTCGCAGATGCTCTGATGACAAAAATCGAAAAACTCAACGCCGCAGGCCAAAAACAAGTAATTAAAACTTGGTCGCGCTCTTCCACAATCCTGCCCCAAATGGTAGGTCACACGATCGCCGTTCACAACGGCAGACAGCACGTACCCGTCTACCTGACAGACCAAATGGTAGGTCACAAACTCGGAGAATTTTCCCCCACTCGTACCTTTAGAGGTCACGCTAAAAGTGGTGATAAAAAGGCAAAAAGATAG
- a CDS encoding 50S ribosomal protein L22, whose amino-acid sequence MVIDTTSEIKAIARYIRTSPFKVRRVLDQIRGKSYQEALILLEFMPYRACEPIVKVLRSAVANAEHNAGLDKSKLVVSQAYADQGPVLKRFRPRAQGRAYQIRKPTCHITVVVAPLVEN is encoded by the coding sequence ATGGTTATAGATACCACATCCGAAATTAAGGCGATCGCCCGTTATATCCGGACATCCCCCTTCAAAGTGCGCCGAGTCCTCGACCAAATTCGCGGCAAAAGCTACCAAGAAGCGCTGATTTTACTCGAATTCATGCCCTACCGCGCCTGCGAACCAATCGTCAAAGTTTTGCGATCGGCAGTAGCCAACGCAGAACACAACGCAGGATTGGATAAATCCAAGCTAGTAGTTTCTCAAGCTTACGCAGACCAAGGCCCAGTCCTCAAACGCTTTAGACCCCGCGCTCAAGGTCGCGCCTACCAAATCCGCAAGCCAACCTGTCACATTACCGTAGTAGTAGCTCCGCTCGTAGAAAACTAA
- a CDS encoding 30S ribosomal protein S3, with the protein MGQKIHPIGFRLGITQEHRSRWFADPKNYPELLQEDYKIRKYVRKTLSNAGISSVKIERKADQIDLEVFTARPGVVVGRGGAGIETLRVGLQQQLGSNRQIRINVVEVQRVDADATLIAEYIAQQLERRVSFRRVVRQAITRAQKVGIQGIKIQVSGRLNGAEIARTEWTREGRVPLHTLRADIDYSYCTAQTIYGILGIKVWVFKGEIIPGQEQEAAPNAAVPRTKQKRRRQNFEDRSNEG; encoded by the coding sequence ATGGGCCAAAAAATACATCCAATTGGTTTTCGCCTCGGCATTACCCAAGAGCACCGCTCTCGCTGGTTTGCTGATCCCAAAAACTATCCAGAACTCTTGCAAGAAGACTATAAAATTCGCAAGTACGTTCGTAAAACCCTCAGCAATGCGGGCATTTCCTCGGTCAAAATTGAGCGGAAAGCCGATCAAATCGACCTAGAAGTGTTCACCGCCAGACCAGGCGTTGTCGTAGGTCGCGGCGGAGCAGGCATCGAAACCTTGCGCGTCGGTTTGCAGCAGCAACTCGGTAGTAACCGCCAAATCCGCATCAACGTCGTCGAAGTCCAGCGAGTAGACGCCGATGCCACACTGATCGCGGAATACATTGCTCAGCAACTAGAACGGCGCGTATCCTTCCGCCGAGTCGTCCGCCAAGCAATCACCCGCGCTCAAAAAGTCGGCATCCAAGGCATCAAAATTCAAGTCAGCGGACGCCTCAATGGCGCAGAAATCGCGCGTACCGAATGGACGCGGGAAGGAAGAGTCCCGTTGCACACGCTGCGGGCCGACATCGACTACTCCTACTGCACTGCTCAAACCATCTACGGTATTCTTGGCATTAAAGTTTGGGTTTTCAAAGGCGAAATTATTCCCGGACAGGAACAGGAGGCTGCACCAAATGCAGCAGTGCCCCGCACCAAACAAAAGC